Proteins encoded by one window of Xenopus tropicalis strain Nigerian chromosome 6, UCB_Xtro_10.0, whole genome shotgun sequence:
- the nod1 gene encoding nucleotide-binding oligomerization domain-containing protein 1 — MLCQALTMSVKCPIRRSHVHSIRTSREELVNKIKNTNCLLENLTEHGFFSTEDAEIVMQFSTKSDRVRQILDLVESKGEEVSEYFLSVLQRIPEAYFNLKPWLEEICFQASEQILCLNVKNNDPVTVFSRKIKHELCCDVKYIKSYTEREEMMLQETYVNGIMELISAANENMGRVQDLSCLFDGNGVINEDGETIFVFGDAGMGKTLLIQKLQNMWAKGEYYCEIKFLFRFRCRTFSLFKKTTLITLEDLLFKYNCNPDHEPEEVYRYILHFPETVLFTFDGFDEIHSDFDLNSVPEVSSPFTQTHPVVLLSHLLSGKLLKGSKKVLTARTATHVPKNIIRKKIMLRGFSTENLHAYTSLFFKESEIHKRVISHLKANHNFSSLCSIPLFCWIIFKSYEHFHSINDCQEFSSSSVTLTDIFLLISEVYLNMSSKVFSVKGASRSQSETFKNGKDTLLSIGRLAYDGMERSMFVFDQDAVTSLNISEKDLKLGFLRTVKVYSELGDHTSFEFFHMTLQSFFTALFLVINDKTGSAELLKYFSQCTYTEDKELQHSPLSCICARRDRKEDPFKNNDHLQFINLFLCGLLSKPKQSLLKDIVPPSILKMKRKALKQKLYKSVKSHLKSLPRSPFLEYNRVHALTHFIWMARCICETQSEKVGKLAAKGICADYIKLSFCGASSSDCGAISFVLNHYHKKIALELDNNNINDYGVKELIPCFSKLTVIRLSVNQITDEGAKVLYEELTKYKVITFLGLYKNLITDFGAQFIARIIEECPKLKRVKLGYNRFTGEGGTYIGRAILNSTSICDIGMWGNEIGDVGACAFAEAITNHSSLTHLSLACNGISTEGGKSIAEALQQNTSLKILWLTENKLTDEAAEHFAKMVKVNKTLRHLWLVNNQITNHGAELLSEALQHNTVMEEICLQGNPLTLGENQPFEQNSRIFCI, encoded by the exons GTTCGACAGATTCTTGACCTTGTGGAAAGTAAAGGGGAGGAAGTTTCAGAATATTTTCTAAGTGTCCTTCAAAGAATACCAGAAGCTTATTTTAATTTAAAGCCGTGGTTAGAGGAAATTTGTTTTCAAGCCTCTGAACAAATACTTTGTTTGAATGTTAAAAACAATGACCCAG TTACAGTTTTtagcagaaaaataaaacatgagcTGTGCTGTGATGTGAAATACATTAAGTCTTACACAGAGAGAGAAGAGATGATGCTTCAGGAAACATATGTCAATGGGATAATGGAACTGATAAGTGCAGCAAATGAGAATATGGGAAGAGTGCAAGATCTCAGCTGTTTGTTCGATGGCAATGGAGTGATAAATGAAGATGGGGAAACGATCTTTGTCTTTGGTGATGCAGGCATGGGAAAGACGCTGTTGATCCAAAAGTTGCAAAACATGTGGGCCAAAGGAGAATACTATTGTGAAATCAAATTCTTATTTAGGTTTAGGTGCAGGACATTTAGCTTGTTCAAAAAGACTACATTAATAACCCTAGAGGACCTTCTCTTCAAGTACAATTGCAACCCTGACCATGAGCCAGAGGAAGTGTATAGATATATACTCCATTTTCCAGAAACTGTGTTGTTTACTTTTGATGGCTTTGATGAAATACATTCTGATTTCGACTTGAACAGCGTTCCAGAGGTCTCCTCGCCATTTACTCAAACCCACCCAGTGGTCTTGCTTTCTCACCTGCTGAGTGGAAAACTGTTGAAAGGGTCCAAGAAAGTTTTGACAGCCAGAACAGCAACCCATGTCCCTAAAAATATAATCCGTAAGAAAATAATGCTAAGGGGGTTCTCCACAGAAAACCTGCATGCATACACTAGTTTATTTTTTAAGGAAAGTGAGATTCATAAGCGTGTGATAAGCCACCTCAAAGCAAATCACAATTTCAGTAGCTTGTGTTCAATACCCCTCTTTTGCTGGATTATTTTCAAATCCTATGAACATTTTCACTCTATTAATGACTGTCAGGAATTTTCAAGCAGCTCAGTAACATTAACAGACATCTTTTTACTTATTAGTGAAGTTTACCTGAACATGTCAAGTAAAGTTTTTTCCGTTAAGGGAGCCAGTAGAAGCCAATCAGAGACTTTTAAAAATGGCAAGGATACATTATTGTCAATTGGAAGGCTTGCTTACGATGGAATGGAAAGGTCCATGTTTGTCTTTGATCAGGATGCTGTCACATCTCTAAATATATCTGAGAAAGACCTCAAACTGGGCTTCCTCAGAACTGTGAAAGTGTACAGCGAACTAGGTGATCATACATCTTTTGAATTTTTTCATATGACCCTGCAGTCTTTCTTTACAGCCTTGTTTCTTGTGATTAATGACAAAACTGGCAGTGCTGAACTCCTAAAATATTTCAGCCAATGCACTTACACAGAAGATAAAGAACTTCAACATTCCCCTTTGTCATGTATATGTGCACGTAGAGACAGGAAAGAAGATCCCTTCAAGAATAATGATCACCTACAATTTATCAATCTTTTTCTCTGCGGCTTGCTCTCTAAACCGAAACAGAGCCTTTTGAAGGACATAGTGCCCCCATCAATACTCAAGATGAAAAGAAAAGCTCTGAAACAGAAACTTTACAAAAGTGTTAAATCCCACTTAAAAAGCCTGCCTCGCTCTCCATTTCTTGAATATAATCGTGTACATGCACTGACTCACTTTATTTGGATGGCACGGTGCATTTGTGAAACACAGAGTGAGAAAGTGGGAAAACTTGCCGCCAAGGGAATATGTGCAGACTATATTAAACTAAGTTTCTGTGGAGCATCGTCATCTGATTGTGGTGCCATTTCATTCGTACTAAATCATTATCACAAAAAGATTGCTTTGGAACTAGACAATAACAACATAAATGACTATGGGGTAAAAGAACTCATTCCATGCTTCAGCAAGCTCACTGTAATCAG GCTTAGTGTAAATCAGATCACCGATGAAGGGGCCAAAGTTTTGTATGAAGAATTGACTAAATACAAGGTCATCACCTTTCTAGG CTTGTACAAAAATCTCATCACTGATTTTGGTGCACAATTTATTGCACGAATTATAGAAGAATGCCCAAAACTAAAACGTGTAAA ATTGGGATACAACCGTTTTACTGGTGAGGGTGGTACATACATAGGCCGTGCAATTTTGAACAGCACTAGTATCTGTGACATTGG GATGTGGGGAAATGAAATTGGTGATGTTGGAGCTTGTGCATTTGCTGAAGCAATTACGAATCACTCCAGCTTGACACATCTAAG CCTTGCTTGCAATGGGATTAGCACAGAAGGCGGAAAATCGATTGCTGAGGCCTTACAGCAAAACACTTCATTAAAAATACTCTG GCTCACTGAGAACAAGCTGACAGATGAAGCGGCAGAGCACTTTGCCAAGATGGTAAAGGTTAACAAAACCCTCCGGCACCTGTG GCTTGTGAATAATCAGATCACAAATCATGGAGCTGAACTGCTGTCCGAGGCCCTGCAGCACAACACTGTAATGGAGGAGATCTG TTTAcaaggaaacccactcacactaGGGGAGAATCAACCATTTGAGCAGAACTCCAGGATCTTTTGTATCTGA